From a single Candidatus Thermoplasmatota archaeon genomic region:
- a CDS encoding nucleotidyltransferase domain-containing protein, whose protein sequence is MKKISKSKKIPLLKEYFEKEPSVLLAFLFGSFSRGFEMAESDFDVAVYLRNEEKRDKIWGDVTDIVEKEVDLVCLN, encoded by the coding sequence ATGAAAAAAATTTCAAAATCTAAAAAGATTCCTCTTTTGAAAGAATATTTTGAAAAAGAGCCCTCGGTTCTTTTGGCTTTTTTGTTCGGTTCTTTTAGTAGAGGGTTTGAAATGGCAGAATCTGATTTCGATGTGGCAGTTTATTTGAGAAATGAAGAAAAAAGAGATAAAATTTGGGGAGATGTGACTGATATTGTAGAGAAGGAAGTTGATTTGGTCTGCCTAAATG